The following proteins come from a genomic window of Ammospiza nelsoni isolate bAmmNel1 chromosome 6, bAmmNel1.pri, whole genome shotgun sequence:
- the BET1L gene encoding BET1-like protein translates to MAERGRGQSPSAMEDLLDVENKRMADSLASKVTRLKSLALDIDKDAEEQNRYLDGMDSDFLSVTGLLTGSVKRFSGMARSGRDNRRLLLAVSVALVLIFFILYYLVSRAGT, encoded by the exons ATGGCGGAGCGGGGCCGAG GGCAGAGTCCGAGCGCCATGGAGGACCTGCTGGACGTGGAGAACAAGCGGATGGCTGACAGCCTGGCCAGCAAGGTCACCAGGCTGAAGTCG ctggctctggaTATTGACAAGGATGCTGAGGAACAGAACCGCTACCTGGATGGCATG GACTCGGATTTCCTGAGCGTGACCGGGCTGCTGACGGGCAGCGTGAAGCGCTTCTCGGGCATGGCGCGCTCCGGCCGCGATAACCGCCGGCTGCTCCTGGCCGTGTCCGTGGCCCTCGTCCTCATCTTCTTCATCCTCTACTACCTGGTGTCCCGGGCGGGGACCTGA
- the VPS51 gene encoding vacuolar protein sorting-associated protein 51 homolog — MAAATAGSGAGSGAAGSPEATGSSTGGGGWRRPHGPLQRYYGPSTAEAAEAPPDPTDINGPHFDPEVFMTKVRSECPLGQLLAREAALSREIRALDSDMQTLLYENYNKFISATDTIRKMKVDFRHMEAEMDDLAANMAAISASSARVSAALQDRHRRGAQLAGVQALLRKLQALVEVPGRLRRWAGTEPARALRCHARARAVLRHYRHLPSFRAIEDESHAIMAELAQRLRTRLREETLDPKELTECVEMLLQLEEPAEELSEEFLSQAGARLEAELAALEAELPAADPSGTATTPPPPASDILDFVDRGSSAFVGTLCQLAGSYRTLFGGDTGRLEPFAAALATRYFALLERRLALERGLGDTSLLVRALDRFHRRLRALLELLPAGADAAAALVARAARERVDRYLRALQTFFLGCLGDVRQALAAPRPPGKEGPGLPDLLATLAASVLGQLKAVLAYVQLFTARDVAFASLPYFKGEFCVTAVREGLVVAFVRWLCRTARGFADGPAERGAPAAPPALLLLLARLCLDYENSTISYILTLTDEQFPPQDSGPAVTPGPALCAEARAAAQRLLDHYVQVQGAAVAQMLRKSVETRDWLGTVEPRNVRAVMKRVVEDITAIDVQVGQLFEEGVRRAQSSDSSRRAFSVYSSSRAPGRYAPSYTPSAPMDTHLLSNIQKLFSERIDIFSPVEFNKVSVLTGIIKISLKTLLECVRLRTLGRFGLQQVQVDGHYLQLYLWRFASDERVVQGLLDEVAASAAHRCLDPVPMEHSVVELICERG, encoded by the exons ATGGCGGCGGCGAcagcggggagcggggccgggagcggggccgcgggcAGCCCCGAGGCCACCGGCAGCAGCACCGGGGGCGGCGGGTGGCGGCGCCCCCACGGGCCGCTCCAGCGCTACTATGGCCCGTCCACTGCCGAGGCGGCCGAGGCGCCCCCGGACCCCACCGACATCAACGGGCCCCACTTCGACCCGGAGGTGTTCATGACCAAG GTGCGCAGCGAGTGTCCCTTGGGACAGCTCCTGGCCCGTGAGGCCGCGCTAAGCCGGGAGATCCGCGCCCTGGACAGTGACATGCAGACCCTGCTGTATGAGAACTACAACAAGTTCATCTCCGCCACTG ACACCATCCGGAAGATGAAGGTGGATTTCCGGCACATGGAGGCGGAGATGGACGACCTGGCGGCCAACATGGCGGCCATCAGCGCCTCGAGCGCCCGCGTCAGCGCCGCGCTGCAGGACCGACACCGCCGTGGCGCCCAGCTGGCCG GGGTGCAGGCGCTGCTGCGGAAGCTGCAGGCGCTGGTGGAGGTGCCGGGGCGGCTGCGGCGCTGGGCGGGCACGGAGCCGGCGCGGGCCCTGCGCTGCCATGCCCGCGCCCGCGCCGTGCTGCGCCACTACCGGCACCTGCCGTCCTTCCGCGCCATCGAGGACGAGAGCCACGCCATCATGGCCGAGCTGGCCCAGCGCCTGCGCACACGCCTCCG GGAGGAGACGCTGGACCCCAAGGAGCTCACCGAGTGcgtggagatgctgctgcagctggaggagccgGCCGAGGAGCTGAGTGAGGAGTTCCTGAGCCAGGCGGGCGCGCGCCTCGAGGCCGAGCTGGCGGCGCTGGAGGCCGAGCTGCCCGCGGCCGACCCCTCGGGCACGGCCACcacgccgccgccgcccgcctcCGACATCCTGGACTTCGTGGACCGCGGCAGCTCGGCCTTCGTGGGCACGCTGTGCCAGCTGGCCGGCTCGTACCGCACGCTCTTCGGCGGGGACACGGGGCGCCTGGAGCCCTTCGCCGCCGCGCTGGCCACCCGCTACTTCGCGCTGCTGGAGCGGCGGCTGGCGCTGGAGCGCGGCCTGGGCGACACCTCCCTGCTGGTGCGGGCGCTCGACCGCTTCCACCGCCGGCTGCGCgcgctgctggagctgctgcccgcgGGCGCCGATGCCGCCGCCGCGCTGGTGGCCCGGGCCGCCCGCGAGCGCGTCGACCGCTACCTGCGCGCCCTGCAGACCTTCTTCCTGGGCTGCCTGGGTGACGTGCGCCAGGCGCTGGCTGCCCCTCGGCCCCCCGGCAAGGAGGGGCCTGGCCTGCCcgacctgctggccacgctgGCCGCCTCCGTGCTGGGCCAGCTCAAGGCCGTCCTGGCCTACGTGCAGCTCTTCACCGCCAGAGACGTCGCCTTCGCCAGCCTGCCCTACTTCAAG GGGGAGTTCTGTGTGACAGCAGTGCGTGAGGGACTGGTGGTGGCCTTCGTGCGCTGGCTGTGCCGCACCGCCCGCGGCTTTGCTGATGGCCCAGCTGAGCGGGGAGCTCCCGCTGCCCCCccggccctgctgctgctccttgcccGTCTCTGCCTGGACTACGAGAACTCCACCATCAGCTACATCCTCACCCTCACTGATGAGCAGTTCCCGCCCCAG gacTCGGGGCCGGCGGTGACGCCGGGGCCGGCGCTGTGTGCGGAGGCGCGGGCAGCAGCGCAGCGGCTGCTGGATCACTACGTGCAGGTGCAGGGCGCGGCCGTGGCGCAGATGCTGCGCAAGAGCGTCGAGACGCGCGACTGGCTGGGCACCGTGGAGCCGCGCAACGTGCGCGCCGTCATGAAGCGCGTGGTGGAGGACATCACCGCCATCGACGTGCAG GTGGGGCAGCTCTTCGAGGAGGGGGTGAGGCGGGCACAGAGCAGCGATTCCAGCCGGCGCGCCTTCTCCGTCTACAGCAGTTCACGGGCACCCGGCCGCTATGCCCCCAGCTACACCCCCAG TGCCCCTATGGACACCCACCTGCTCAGCAACATCCAAAAGCTTTTCTCTGAGCGCATTGACATCTTCAGCCCTGTTGAGTTCAACAAG gtgtcGGTGCTGACGGGGATCATCAAGATCAGCCTGAAGACTCTGCTGGAGTGCGTGCGGCTGCGCACGCTGGGGCGCTTCGGGCTGCAGCAGGTGCAGGTGGACGGGCACTACCTGCAGCTCTACCTGTGGCGCTTCGCCTCCGACGAGCGCGtggtgcaggggctgctggacGAGGTGGCCGCCAGCGCCGCCCACCGCTGCCTCGACCCCGTCCCCATGGAGCACAGCGTGGTGGAGCTCATCTGCGAGCGTGGGTAg